The Aedes albopictus strain Foshan chromosome 2, AalbF5, whole genome shotgun sequence region aatttctgagttttattttctctCCTCAAAAAATCGCCTCCTCATTTTCtcacgagggagtttctgtcaagcctggttcaAATTTCCTATGATGTATGTGAGAGAATAGTTGAATTAAATTTCACAAAAGAgtaatagcatggaacgagctcaccaattgctATGCAATGACTACAATGAAGAAATGCAAGCATTAGACATAAGCGCCAACCAAGTTGTCCAGCTTTCCGATGAATGCTGGGATTCTCACCAACTAacgcccagctaacacaaagtcttatgtgatgttgaataggatgttaaagtggaggccccatttacccgcgtgtaaagtgtgcgtatatcgcctccactttaccgTTCAATGGAGCATCATATACAATCGTGTGTTTGCTGGGCGAAGCCAGAAAAGTCGGCGCATCCTTTTTTTAGGAAATAAAAGGGGAAAGGCAGTTGAGATGTTTTCAAGATGTTCTGACAAGCTCTTTTGCAGAAGACAAGTAGGAGAAGCTTCCAGTCAGTAGCGAAATCAGTTTATTGTCAAAAACTAAATACCTATACTACGCAATTGAATGAGACAAATACATTTTCTCCTACTGGCAACGTACAGGtttatacattattgagaaaGTCACATGGTTCGTTTTAGTAGACACACTACAACTTTATTAAACAACTGATGCTCAATTTACACCCTTTTTGTTTCGGGCATACCCACTTAGAAAAAAtctccgacttcggtaatgttttaccgaaatctcaaccgttaagtttgttttacaggaaaaaaatcagtgaaGTTAGTAagttaccgaacttcgttagagtttgacagttaaactataacattttaccgaacttTGATATTTTTTACAGAGTTTCGGTAAAAACCCGTTATCGAACACTCTGCAGTTGAGCTTTCGGTAAAAAATACCAAACACGACTAGCTGTGTAAATTCAGGATTCAGTGACATCCAACTTAAACTTTGgaaatacactcccgatcaaaagtttggggtcaccccctcaaaaacatgtcatttttttaggcatatatcttcgccaatttgcgtccgatttcaaaaccctaggtctcattcaaaagataataagtcaaagaaactttaaacatgatttaaaagaaactttttcaaaaaaaattgtatgcaaacttaacccaaagttgccaaattttctaaaaaaatgaatatagacgaatttcgcgccaactcgaccaacggttggcagcaccctctcagaatcgaacgaaactttgtgggcataaacaataggtctttctaagcaactttgcatattttgtttttcgaaatttttcaagagtaacatttgaagagggcctaattttttttcatagatttttttcaaatcgatgtaactcaaaaatgacaagacctacaaaaaagtgttgtatggcggactatcgcgaaattccatgaagttttttagaaaaatatccaaaaaatacaaaattaattcctacactgaaaaataaaggttttaaaaatttaaatcgatattacaaaacaccctatgtttttaaatcgatgatttttttttctggagaaaggtatttcaattacctacattttctccaaacaatgttgctgtgacatatttaagggaaaaaagtttttctaacaaaaacttttttcatgtctacattgagtgaatatttttcatcgtgtttcgtgccaacatggccttatataggttcagcagcctctcatcaaccaatgaaacgcattcccagttgtgcatttggacgagtcggacgtgtgctccgtatctcaccacgcgatagacctcgtataagtggagttttttcccccgcaagtgcggaaggttttttatatcgtacgttttcctgcttgtgcgaagtgtagtgtcgcaaggtggtatcctgcgcaacccgggaagcgaggtgcttgcatcatcgtacatcaaagaagaagcatcgcatccaagaaagtcatctttatcgccatcatcagcccctccgtcatcgaagaggacggcggcgacgggtgcgaaggcagacgcgacggacagctttaccatcgacctgcctgtgataaatatctacctgcttcggtcagataagtatcactctttcgatacactcttttgtccgcccaatttgttttgatcgcttttgtctattgtatccccagtccacattcgaccacgtgctttttttttgacatccataacagtagttcccaaactactgtatacgggtaagggtgtacaaactgtaaataacagaacttttttttttgtttttttttattagctattttttctttttttttcaataccgtttttttttttgcatcctacagggtgcgctaaaataaacataagaattgaattcgtatattattagtacaagttttttttttgctttatttttttttctatatattattaacattgtttgacaaaccaaacagttgtcgtcctaaggaagaaagtgcactgtaaatactttaaggttttttttcttcctcttttgcacttttgagttattttccacaaatttgtttccacatggacgattcgattggaggcgaaacgcctcccaatgatatcattgctcgtacgcggttttatcagccatcttcgcctggaccttgggttgtctatttccggcgcaaatgcaaaccattgaatatgctttcgatttctcgagagctgacgcgtaagtatcctgggaccgttattcaccaagtgaaagcatccaagctgcgtgttaccgcacctagctacaaagcagcaaatgaaattgctcaacacgaagcgtttactgttgaatacgcggtctatgtgccagcacgagaagtggaggtggaggggaagatcctcgacgaaatgctgacatgtgaggacatcaagaccggctttggtcgattcaaaaataggtcaattcctgatgtggctatcctagactgtaaacgcttatctaaggtttccatggaaggaaataaaaaggtgtactcgccttcagcgttttttcgagtgacttttccaggttccgtcctcccggaatttgttgtaattgatggtggtttttacccagtgcatctttttaggccgaaggtttttaattgtaccaaatgcaagcagtttggtcacagcaatagcttttgcgacaacaagccccgttgtggcaaatgcaaccaagctcatttggaggactcttgcacacaggaagcggaaaaatgtagctactgtggcggagatccacacgacttgcaagtttgcccggcttacaaaagacgcattcgaaatgagagtcgctctatcataaagcgctccaaacagacatatgcggagatggtgaaatcttttaaaacaccagattccgtgtctgaatcagctgtcccagttgaaaatccctatcaggagttgtcttccgatgatcaggacgatggcgaaactgatgagggtagatctctttcggaggtacacgcacctggaaaaaggaagtcatcatcttccccgggattgcgccgaaaggtctttttaaagtcttccctcaaaagtttgcctaatgttaaaggagacggggtaaacttaaaaactccgaagaatcaggttccttcagcttcagatccatgttgtagcaagaacctgtcacccccgtctccgcctgttaaatacacttcaaagagaaataatcgacaaggtagctgTAGGATTCGAATTTGGATTGATTGTACTTCGATTTTGGGGAATGATAAGTACGAAACTTTTATTGGCTCGATTGGATATAACGCGACGATATTCGGTTTGACGCTATGAACGGTTTATTGGCAACTAACTCTGGTAGACTGATTGCTATCGGTTATATCGGTAAGCGGGAAGATCGGTGCAAAGATAGTTACTGATAACGATCGGCTTTTCGATCGGGTGCTGTGACCGGCTGATAAGGTGCTATATGAGCAGAAACGAGACAACTATTGAGATGAGAATTCGAGCAGCTATAGTGCTCCCTGAATTACGGTACAGTATTGATTACGACTCAACATGCCGGCCACCGTGAAAATGCTAATTTTAACAACCTATCTTCTTCAGTAATTAAACATATCTATCTATCTTACTGCTAGGGTTACAAATTCAGAGTGTGTAGTTTCTTTTAGGTTTCTAATTCTATCACTTCTTAATGCAATAACTGTTTCTCCTTCTGCTGCTTTCTCGCGACGGTTGTCGCTTCCTCTACTTCTTCGGGCCGACGCTCTTTTGTCAGAGGCCGGTGGGTGGTTCTGCGTTCGCTGTGACATCGTTCGTTGTTTACTTCCTCCACGTGCAACTTCGGCGGTTTCTCGGGACTCGCTGATCGACCATGTGACTCCTCGGGACTTGTCGGATCCGGACCATGTGACTCCTCGGCAACTGTGATCGGGCGATCATTTCGCGCAACCTTGACCTTGGATCGATGGACTTCTGTATCGCTAGGGGGATGCTGTCATTCCTTCTCTTCGGGCTCATCGAATGCGGCGTCCTCGGGATGACTCGAAATGCTGCGAACAAACATAGGCGGCTTTTTCAAACAATCAAAAGAGCATTAAAACAATACTTAACTGGAGCGGAGGCAACCGGCCTCCACGGGTCCGTTACCGGACGATGACCGTTGGCAGCGAAGTACTGAGCGTACTTGTGCGTGAATGGAATCCGAGGGGTGAATGGCGACATCCTTCTGTGACCGTTGAGTTGGGCAGGTAAGCATCCTTCGGGGGTTGATCCGACAGTCGACGGTTCTGGCGTGCTCTCTCAGGTCCTTGCCTTCCACATTGCAATTCCACGAGTCTATCCGACGTGTAGTGGATGCGTTGGGTCAGCTGCAGACCGTCGAGGGATAGCCAGCTCGAACCTCGCTTGCAGTGGTGAGTTGGTGCGACGACGACATCACAGGCGCAGGGGGACAAAAATTCTATTACTTTTTGGAAATTCATTTAAACACAACGACTTACATGAACGGGAGGTCAATTGACCTCCCGACGGTGCGCAGCGGAACACTGCGATCGGTGGAAGGATCCTAGTTTCCTTCTTGCGGTTCGGGGGCATCGCCACCATCGGGTTGGTTTGGTAGAACACAAATCTTGGAGATTCCCCGACGATATTCTCCGTCCTTCGTGCGTACGTCGACGACTCGGATGCAGTCGTCGTTTCCCCTGTAGATCCGCGTGATTCGTCCGATGCACCACTTCAGCGGAGGCAGATTTTCCTCCTTCACTAGCACCAACGTTCCGACTTGGATGTTGTTACGCCGCTGCGTCCAACGTGTCCGTGGCTGCAGTCCAGACAAGTATTCCGACTGCCACTGACTCCAGATCCTTCGAACGTACTCCTGGGTGTGCTGATAGCGATCTAATCGGTTGGACGGAATGTCGGCTAGGCTGGGCTCTGGGATGGCGGTAAGCGAGCGATGGACCAAGAAATGCCCTGGTGTGAGCACTTCCAGGTCGTTGGGGTCCGAGGTTAGCTGTGTCAAAGGACGAGAATTAAGGCAGCTTTCTATTTGTACTAGCAAGGTCCAAAATTCATCCTGATAGAGGATCACATTTCCCATAGTACGGCGCAAATGGTTCTTCATGGACTTAACAGCCGCTTCCCAGAGTCCACCGAAATTCGGGGACCTGGGAGGGATGAACTTGAAGGTTATCCCATCTTCCGCGCAACTGCGGGTTATTTGATCCTGGTGCTGTTGAGACCGAAACAATCGAGCCAGCTCTTCTAGCTCCCGTTTAGCTCCTTGGAAGTTGAGGGCGTTGTCGCACTCGATCAGCTCCGGTTTGCCCCTGCGAGCAACAAAACGCCGCAAGGCAGCGAGAAACGAATTGGTGGTCAGGTCTGCGACACACTCCAAATGGACGGCCTTCGTCACGAGACAGACGAACACCGATACGTAGCATTTAACCGCCGTGGCACGACGGGTAGGGCGACAGGAAAATGGGCCACAATAGTCCACTCCAGTGTGGACAAATGGGAATGCTGGTTGTACCCGCTCCGGCGGAAGTTCTCCCATCAGCTGCTCCAACACCTTGGGTTTGCATCGAAAACATCGAGTACAAGCGTGGACAACTCGGCGAGCAAGATTTCTGATGCGAAGCGGCCAGAAACGTTCCCGTACGACAGCTGTAAGAAGCTGCGGTCCGGCGTGCAAAAGTTTCCGGTGGTAGTGGGCCATTATCAGTTCAGTGAGCGGATGATTGTCCGGCAGGATCATCGGATGGCGTTGGTCGAACGAAACCGGAGCATGACGCAGCCGGCCACCAACGCGCAGTACACCGTCGACCATAATCGGGAACAGTGTATTCAGGCGAGAGTTGGGTTTAACTTGTTTGCTGCGAGCGATATCGACTTGTTCCTGAGCAAAACGTTCCGTTTGCGCAAGTTTAACCAGGGTTACGGTGGCTTCGTGGATCTCCGTAGTAGTGAGGAATCCAGTGCGACGGCCTGTTCTGTTTGTGGCAATCGCGTTATGGGCAAATCTACGAAGAAGCGCGACGATTCGAACTAGCTTTGAATACGAAGAGTACAGGGCGAATAGCTCATTTGGGGTCTGTACTTGAACCGGAAGGGACACTGTCCTTTCCTCTAGTTCCTCGGAAGTAAATGATTTGATGGTTGGGCGACCAAGAGGCGGCCAGAATCGAGACGGTTGCGAAAGCCAGTCCGGTCCTTTCCACCAGACCGAAAATTCGCTTAACTGGGCCGGAGACATTCCTCTGGAGATTATATCTGCCGGATTCTCCGAACCTGGCACATGGGACCACATGCCATTCGCTGTAATGCGCTGTATCTCCGAGCATCGGTTGGCGACAAACGTTTTCCAGCGCGAGGGGTTTGCAGTAATTTGGTAGAGCGTGATTTCCGAATccgtccagaagaaattcttggatttgaGTTGCAAGCTGGACTCAACTTTCTCAAACAAGTGGCTCAACAGCAGCGCACCACACAGTTCGAGACGAGGCAGGCTAACGATACCTCCCTTTTTACCCTTTCCTTTCGGGGCGATCTTGGATTTAGCGGTGAGGAGGTTAACGTGGATGTTGCCGGTGGAGGACACAGCGCGGACATAAATGCACGCACCATAAGCTCTTTCGGACGCGTCGGAAAACCCGTGAAGCTCAAGACTCACGACTCCGACAGTTGCGATAACCCACCGTGGAATCTTGAGGTCCGACAGTTGACTGAAGCTATCACGAAGCTCCAACCATTGGCGTTGGCGAGAATCGATAAGCGGGTCCTTCCAATCACAGCCGTCTCGCCAAAGATCTTGGAGAAACAGCTTTGCTTGAACCAACACTGGACCAGCAAGGCCCAGAGGATCAAACAAGCGAGCGATGTCCGAGAGTACTGTCTGTTTGGTGATTGGAAACTGCGTAGTGTAGTTCGGAACGTTAAACTGCAACTCATCCGAAACGATGTTCCACTGGAGTCCCAGCGCCTTTATGGGCGAGGCAGAGGAGTCAAGCTCGAAAAGGGTACGCTCATCTCTCAGGTTCGAAGGAACGGCTTCCATAATAGCCGAACTGTTGGAAGCCCATTTGCGAAGGGGTAACCCAGCGGAGTTAGTTAGCTCCATTAGCTCCTGACAGAGTTCCCGGCCTTCTTCGACGCTGTCGGTCCCCGTGAGCATGTCATCCATGTAAAAGTCTCGGCCTAGAACAACTGCAGCAGCGGGATGACTTTCAGACCCATCCTCAGAAAGCTTCTGTAGACACTTCGTCGCGAGATACGGAGCCGAAGATGTTCCGTAGGTAACCGTCGTAAGTTGAAAAGTTTGTAGCGGTTGTGTCGGCGAATCTCTCCATCGAATCCTTTGAAGCGGTTGGTCAGACTCTCGCACCAGAATTTGCCGATACATCTTTTCGATGTCTGCGATGATGGCAAACTGGGGCATTCGGAACCTTAGGACAATCGTTAGCAAGTCGTCTTGGACAACAGGGCCAACTAGAAGCGCATCGTTGAGGGAGATGCCACTGTCGGTAGAACAAGACGCATCGAAGACCACCCGAAGTTTGGTGGTTAGGCTATCCGGTCTGACAATGCAATGATGGGGCAAGTAGTAGGCTGGCACAGGACCTGGCTGCGGGTCCTCTATCGGCTTCATATGTCCCATCTGAATGTACTCGTGAATGAAAGCAGAGTACGCTTGCTTTAGTGCAGGACTAGCGTTGAGTCGGCGTTCCAGGGAAAAGAAACGACGATCTGCAATGTCTCTGGAATTACCCAGCCTCGAGATCAACGAAGGTTTGGTTGGTAGACCGACGATGAAACGAccagaagaatccctctcagtcgTTTTTACGAAAAACTCCTCGCATTCTGTTTCTTCGACGGAGTGTGTACTTTGGGTGTGGCACGATTCGATTTCCCAGAACCGCGCCAGCTGATCCTCGATCGTTGGAGTGGACGAAATGTGGGCAAGGTTGGAGACTGCCACAGGAACCGTCGCTTGCACCTTTCCGGAAACCACCCATCCGAGGGCAGTGTTCTGCAGAACAGGCTCTCCACTACCGTTCTTGATCTGACCGTCACGGAGAAGGTCGTAGAAGATGTCAACGCCTAGAATCAAGTCGATTGATCCTGGGCGGTCAAAGGTAGGGTCTGCTAGTATGATATCCGAAGGCCAACTGGAACGGGAGACATCAACTGCTTGATTCGGCAACTCCAGCGTCAGCTTGGACAGCACGTGAAACTTCCAGGTATCTTCAAAATCAGCGCAGTGGGACTGGATACGAATGGATGTGGTGTGTTTGGACGAAATCGACGAAAGGCCAACACCGCTGATTGGGACGAATTCCTTGGTACGACGAAGCTTCAGTTTTTGAGCGAGATTCTCCGAAACGAAATTCAGCTGCGATCCAGAATCCAGCAACGCACGGGCCCACAGATACGAGCCAGAGGAGGTATGAACCTTCACCAAAGCCGTCGAAAGAAGAATAGTAGCTGGAACGGTGTGTTGGACTTCGGTGGAAGGTATCGAGAAATGGCTGGTTTGAGGGGCAGGGACCGCGGTGGCTTGGGTTTGGATTTCTACCGGCTGAGACTGTTTGGTCGAAGAGGAAGGCTGCTGGCGATGATTTGgagttgacgacgacgacgaaggttGTGAATCTGATGGTTTGATGGTTGGTTGAGGGATTTGGTTGGTAGGAGCGGCGGGTTTCTGATGTAGCATCGTGTGATGCCTTTGTTGGCAAACTCTGCAGGTTCCACTCGTGCAAGCCTTGACGATATGTGAAGGCGACAGACAGTTGATACAAAGAGCGTTCCTCTTTGTGGCTTCGAACCGCTGTGTAGGAGTCATCTTTCGAAATACTTCGCATTGGTAGGGCGAGTGGGCAACCTGTTTACAGAAGGGGCAGGATTTCTGAGCGGTCACAGCTGAATGCGCTAAGTTCAGCTTGGTTGCTTGTGAGGGGGGACGATTAGTGGAAGAGCGAGAGGATTCGGACGAACGGCCTTTGGAAGTGTCGATAGATTGCAGGACGAGACTATGACTGCGTAGGAAATCGATGAGATCCGTGTAGATGGGAACCGCTGTCGACTTTCTGTGTGTCTCCCAATGACGTAAAGTTGCAGGATCCAGACGAGAACTGAGCATGAAAACCAACAACGTACTCCAATTTTCCGGTTGTTCTCCCGCCTTCTCCAGCATCTTCAAATTACGCTCGAACGTGTCTATCAAGCGATTCAAAGACTCGTAACACTCCCGCTTTATTGGATCCGCAGAGAAAAGCGCTTCAACGTACGACTTTACGATTAGGTATTTGTTTTCATATCGCTTTTCAAGGAGATCCAACGCTACCGCATAGTTAGCAGAGGTTACCTCTATCACCTCCACTACACGCTTTGCCTCCTTTGTAAGGGACGAAAGAAGGTACGAAAACTTATCGACGTCACTGAGTTGCGGGTTTGAGGCAATCAGCGATTGAAACGAATCTCGAAATGAGGGCCATTCTTTAATAGTGCCATCGAAATTTGGCAGCTTGATTTCCGGTAGCTTGACGCGAATCTGCTGAACCGGAGCCTGAACCTGGGCGGCTTGCCTAGGTGGGTCACCATTAGCGCGAATTTTGGATAAAATGAAACCCTTCAGTCTTAAGTACGTGGATTCGAATGTTGAACGGGCATCGCGATTAACTTGCTCTATCGATGGTAGTTCAACCTCAACTCCTGCTTGCGATTGCTTTAGTGCCTTTGCTTCTAGCTCTTGTTTGAGAGTGTTCTGGAAATCCTCCGAAACTTCTAGCTGCAACCTAGTTTCCTTATAATCCTCAAAAATCTCCTCGAGGCGCTCTTTCCAACCCTCAAGCATGTCCTTGTCCCTATCATCCTGATAGCTATCCACCAAGTGAgctaaattcctcaaagaatctcggCAGAATCGCTCTCCTTTCGCCAACCTTCTTAAATTCGGAGCCATAATGAGCACTAGAACAATCGCAGTAGGCTACACCTGCACACGTGCGCACCAAATTCAaccaaaattacaaaaaatccaCGATTTTCAACCAATCAGTTCATgcacaaattttcgaaaaaatcagcGATACAGGAAAACTCAGCAAAATAGTATTTCCTGACGATCGGGTCACATGCAGCATGCAGTTCAGTACTTACAGTCTTCGACGATGTACCCAAGCCACCCCACGCGGTGATGCCCAAGCCACGCTGATCGACGAAACCCAAGCCAAGCTATCGAAATCGGACGACAATAGCTATACGGAACAATACTTCCTCACTCTCAATAGCGGCTTCACAATCGGAAGATTCTTCGTTGGCTTCGAGGTGGCATCTAATTACACTCAATCAGCGACCGTCAGCACCAACCACTAATTTGCAGCGACCACGTTGCACACCACAGGCTTAATTGTTCAATGCACTAGCCACAGTTCGTGTGCGATATGGAATTTCTTTTCTCGTTCAGTCACAGTTTTGTGCACAGTTCTCAGGGTTCACAGTCACCAGTCCAGTTCACAGATTGTTCACGAAATCACTTTTTGATCACTCCGACCCGACGACGACAAAATCGCAAGCACAATTCCCAAAAGCAAatcatccggttcgaaggaccatacTTTATGTAGGATTCGAATTTGGATTGATTGTACTTCGATTTTGGGGAATGATAAGTACGAAACTTTTATTGGCTCGATTGGATATAACGCGACGATATTCGGTTTGACGCTATGAACGGTTTATTGGCAACTAACTCTGGTAGACTGATTGCTATCGGTTATATCGGTAAGCGGGAAGATCGGTGCAAAGATAGTTACTGATAACGATCGGCTTTTCGATCGGGTGCTGTGACCGGCTGATAAGGTGCTATATGAGCAGAAACGAGACAACTATTGAGATGAGAATTCGAGCAGCTATAGTGCTCCCTGAATTACGGTACAGTATTGATTACGACTCAacagtagcaagaaaaaagctaccaaagttcctcgcagttcaaacaagcctcctagacccaagcgaggactgttcacttttagggttctcgtggatcgcttatatgatgccctcagccttccagaaacatttagaggcattattgatatgtttatacctacagtagaagaatatcttcggaatctgacacaatcatggcccctccttgctgcgatcatatctttcgatggataactcatcaagtgaggtacaagatatgatcactgtgctacagtggaactgtcatagtctaaaacctaaattagacctgtttaagtttttgattcacaac contains the following coding sequences:
- the LOC134288699 gene encoding uncharacterized protein LOC134288699; amino-acid sequence: MAPNLRRLAKGERFCRDSLRNLAHLVDSYQDDRDKDMLEGWKERLEEIFEDYKETRLQLEVSEDFQNTLKQELEAKALKQSQAGVEVELPSIEQVNRDARSTFESTYLRLKGFILSKIRANGDPPRQAAQVQAPVQQIRVKLPEIKLPNFDGTIKEWPSFRDSFQSLIASNPQLSDVDKFSYLLSSLTKEAKRVVEVIEVTSANYAVALDLLEKRYENKYLIVKSYVEALFSADPIKRECYESLNRLIDTFERNLKMLEKAGEQPENWSTLLVFMLSSRLDPATLRHWETHRKSTAVPIYTDLIDFLRSHSLVLQSIDTSKGRSSESSRSSTNRPPSQATKLNLAHSAVTAQKSCPFCKQVAHSPYQCEVFRKMTPTQRFEATKRNALCINCLSPSHIVKACTSGTCRVCQQRHHTMLHQKPAAPTNQIPQPTIKPSDSQPSSSSSTPNHRQQPSSSTKQSQPVEIQTQATAVPAPQTSHFSIPSTEVQHTVPATILLSTALVKVHTSSGSYLWARALLDSGSQLNFVSENLAQKLKLRRTKEFVPISGVGLSSISSKHTTSIRIQSHCADFEDTWKFHVLSKLTLELPNQAVDVSRSSWPSDIILADPTFDRPGSIDLILGVDIFYDLLRDGQIKNGSGEPVLQNTALGWVVSGKVQATVPVAVSNLAHISSTPTIEDQLARFWEIESCHTQSTHSVEETECEEFFVKTTERDSSGRFIVGLPTKPSLISRLGNSRDIADRRFFSLERRLNASPALKQAYSAFIHEYIQMGHMKPIEDPQPGPVPAYYLPHHCIVRPDSLTTKLRVVFDASCSTDSGISLNDALLVGPVVQDDLLTIVLRFRMPQFAIIADIEKMYRQILVRESDQPLQRIRWRDSPTQPLQTFQLTTVTYGTSSAPYLATKCLQKLSEDGSESHPAAAVVLGRDFYMDDMLTGTDSVEEGRELCQELMELTNSAGLPLRKWASNSSAIMEAVPSNLRDERTLFELDSSASPIKALGLQWNIVSDELQFNVPNYTTQFPITKQTVLSDIARLFDPLGLAGPVLVQAKLFLQDLWRDGCDWKDPLIDSRQRQWLELRDSFSQLSDLKIPRWVIATVGVVSLELHGFSDASERAYGACIYVRAVSSTGNIHVNLLTAKSKIAPKGKGKKGGIVSLPRLELCGALLLSHLFEKVESSLQLKSKNFFWTDSEITLYQITANPSRWKTFVANRCSEIQRITANGMWSHVPGSENPADIISRGMSPAQLSEFSVWWKGPDWLSQPSRFWPPLGRPTIKSFTSEELEERTVSLPVQVQTPNELFALYSSYSKLVRIVALLRRFAHNAIATNRTGRRTGFLTTTEIHEATVTLVKLAQTERFAQEQVDIARSKQVKPNSRLNTLFPIMVDGVLRVGGRLRHAPVSFDQRHPMILPDNHPLTELIMAHYHRKLLHAGPQLLTAVVRERFWPLRIRNLARRVVHACTRCFRCKPKVLEQLMGELPPERVQPAFPFVHTGVDYCGPFSCRPTRRATAVKCYVSVFVCLVTKAVHLECVADLTTNSFLAALRRFVARRGKPELIECDNALNFQGAKRELEELARLFRSQQHQDQITRSCAEDGITFKFIPPRSPNFGGLWEAAVKSMKNHLRRTMGNVILYQDEFWTLLVQIESCLNSRPLTQLTSDPNDLEVLTPGHFLVHRSLTAIPEPSLADIPSNRLDRYQHTQEYVRRIWSQWQSEYLSGLQPRTRWTQRRNNIQVGTLVLVKEENLPPLKWCIGRITRIYRGNDDCIRVVDVRTKDGEYRRGISKICVLPNQPDGGDAPEPQEGN